One part of the Nitrospirota bacterium genome encodes these proteins:
- a CDS encoding TlyA family RNA methyltransferase, with the protein MSKKRLDLYLVEKNFVASREKAQQLIMAGSVYINGRMIDKAGALVSEPEIVIKEKGSPYVSRGGVKLEHALNAFNLSVSGKVALDAGASTGGFTDCLIQKGAVKVYAVDVGYGQLAWKLFNHPDVVRIERTNIRYLKSEEIPEKADLITVDLSFISATLVLENLLGFLKPQGEMIVLIKPQFEVGKGLVGKGGIVKDPLLHDLAVQKVKDFGIRLGLSSAGIVESPILGQKGNKEFLIHFRKG; encoded by the coding sequence ATGTCAAAAAAAAGGCTCGACCTTTATCTGGTCGAAAAAAACTTTGTGGCGAGCAGGGAAAAAGCTCAGCAGTTAATCATGGCAGGTTCGGTTTATATCAATGGACGTATGATTGACAAGGCCGGCGCTCTGGTGTCGGAACCTGAGATCGTCATCAAAGAAAAAGGATCTCCCTATGTCAGCCGGGGAGGGGTAAAACTGGAACATGCTCTCAACGCGTTCAATCTTTCCGTATCTGGCAAGGTTGCGTTGGATGCGGGAGCCTCAACGGGCGGCTTTACAGATTGCCTGATTCAAAAAGGGGCGGTCAAAGTCTATGCAGTGGATGTGGGTTATGGGCAGCTTGCCTGGAAGCTGTTTAATCACCCGGATGTCGTTCGAATAGAAAGAACCAATATACGATATCTAAAGTCAGAAGAGATTCCAGAGAAAGCAGATCTCATTACCGTGGATCTATCATTTATATCTGCGACGCTTGTCCTGGAAAATCTCTTGGGATTCCTGAAGCCTCAGGGGGAAATGATCGTGTTAATCAAACCTCAATTTGAAGTTGGAAAAGGGTTGGTTGGAAAAGGCGGAATCGTCAAAGATCCTCTCCTGCATGACCTTGCGGTTCAGAAAGTCAAAGATTTCGGAATTCGGTTGGGTCTCTCTTCTGCGGGCATTGTCGAATCTCCCATCCTGGGCCAAAAAGGAAACAAAGAATTCTTGATCCACTTTAGA
- a CDS encoding 1-deoxy-D-xylulose-5-phosphate synthase: MKLLDKISSPLDLRKMPVDQLPLVAEEIRKRIIEVVSTTGGHLGAGLGAVELTLALHYLFDTPNDRIVWDVGHQAYPHKILTGRNNSFQTLRQYQGISGFPKRDESPYDTFGVGHAGTAISAALGMVEARDQRGLKHKVIAVVGDGALTSGIALEGLNHAGALRKDMIVVLNDNEMSISKNVGAISAYLNRLMTGKVFTTIKKETEILLKNIPKIGEPMFKVAKMAEEGMKGLIGHGIIFEELGFHYIGPIDGHRLDHILVTLENIKKLSGPFLVHLITKKGKGYLPAENDQAAFHGTSAFHVATGEPKKKSMVPSYTKIFAETVIRLAKEDPRIIAITAAMPEGTGLSLFQKDFPSRVYDVGIAEQHAVTFAGGLAAEGLRPVVAIYSTFLQRAYDQIIHDISIQNLPVLFCLDRAGLVGEDGATHHGVYDLSYLSAIPGMVVMAPKDENELRMMIKTGLTVEGPSAVRYPRGEVSGVQLDAEIAPLPIGKGEIIAEGTDVFILAVGSMVREAILAREELAKKGISTGVFNARFIKPLDRDRIIEIAKKCSFLVTVEENVLSGGFGSRVLELLQGEELSVQVIQMGIPDQFIEQGSQKLLRESIGLHAGGITAQIERVLDKKRGRASFSEKESVETVVQYHPIRS, from the coding sequence ATGAAACTTTTAGACAAGATTTCGTCTCCTTTGGATTTGCGAAAGATGCCGGTTGATCAGCTCCCTCTTGTCGCTGAAGAGATCCGGAAAAGGATCATCGAAGTGGTTTCCACGACAGGCGGTCATTTAGGCGCCGGACTCGGAGCGGTCGAACTGACCTTGGCACTCCATTACCTTTTTGACACACCCAACGACCGCATTGTCTGGGATGTGGGTCATCAGGCTTATCCCCACAAAATTCTGACGGGAAGGAATAACAGCTTCCAAACGCTTCGACAGTACCAGGGAATCAGCGGATTTCCAAAAAGAGACGAGAGTCCCTATGATACTTTCGGTGTGGGTCATGCGGGAACGGCCATTTCTGCTGCGTTGGGAATGGTGGAGGCAAGAGACCAGAGAGGGTTGAAGCATAAGGTCATCGCAGTGGTGGGCGACGGAGCTTTAACTTCCGGAATTGCGCTGGAAGGGCTAAATCATGCCGGAGCCTTGCGCAAAGATATGATCGTAGTATTAAATGACAACGAAATGTCGATCTCAAAAAACGTCGGAGCAATTTCTGCCTATTTGAACCGGCTCATGACCGGGAAAGTGTTTACAACGATTAAAAAAGAGACAGAGATTCTTTTGAAAAATATTCCCAAGATTGGCGAGCCGATGTTCAAAGTTGCAAAAATGGCTGAAGAAGGAATGAAGGGTCTGATCGGACATGGAATCATATTTGAAGAACTTGGGTTCCACTATATCGGACCGATTGACGGCCACCGGTTGGATCACATACTGGTGACACTCGAGAACATTAAGAAACTTTCAGGTCCTTTTCTTGTTCATCTCATTACCAAGAAGGGGAAGGGATATCTCCCTGCGGAAAATGACCAGGCGGCGTTTCATGGCACTTCGGCATTCCATGTGGCGACCGGCGAGCCGAAAAAAAAATCGATGGTTCCTTCTTATACAAAAATTTTTGCTGAAACAGTAATCCGGCTTGCCAAGGAGGACCCGCGAATTATTGCAATTACTGCAGCGATGCCGGAAGGAACCGGTTTGTCCTTATTTCAGAAAGATTTTCCATCGCGAGTGTACGACGTCGGGATTGCCGAACAGCACGCGGTTACGTTTGCGGGTGGATTGGCCGCTGAGGGCCTTCGACCGGTTGTGGCAATCTATTCGACATTCTTGCAGCGAGCCTACGATCAGATTATCCATGACATTTCCATTCAGAACCTCCCCGTGTTGTTTTGTCTTGACCGGGCCGGCCTGGTCGGCGAAGATGGCGCCACCCATCATGGTGTTTATGATCTTTCTTATCTTTCGGCAATTCCCGGCATGGTTGTGATGGCGCCAAAAGATGAAAATGAGCTTCGAATGATGATTAAGACGGGATTAACCGTTGAGGGTCCCTCTGCTGTCCGGTATCCCCGCGGAGAAGTTTCGGGAGTCCAGCTGGATGCAGAAATTGCGCCTCTTCCGATAGGTAAAGGGGAGATTATAGCTGAAGGTACGGATGTCTTTATTCTGGCGGTCGGATCGATGGTCCGGGAGGCAATTTTGGCCCGGGAAGAGCTTGCCAAAAAAGGGATTTCGACAGGTGTATTTAATGCCAGATTTATCAAGCCGCTTGACCGGGATAGAATTATCGAAATTGCGAAAAAGTGCTCCTTCCTCGTCACGGTTGAAGAAAATGTCTTGTCCGGAGGATTCGGATCAAGAGTCCTGGAATTGTTGCAGGGGGAAGAGCTGAGCGTGCAGGTCATTCAGATGGGAATCCCTGACCAATTTATCGAGCAGGGGTCGCAGAAACTCCTTCGCGAAAGCATCGGCCTCCATGCGGGGGGCATCACGGCACAAATTGAAAGAGTCCTTGATAAAAAAAGGGGTCGGGCCTCCTTTTCTGAAAAGGAGAGTGTCGAGACCGTCGTGCAGTATCACCCCATTCGTTCTTGA
- a CDS encoding polyprenyl synthetase family protein has product MNFNQYLESCRNKIDRSLRELLPPQNRFPEQLHEAIYYTLFAGGKRLRPILAIASFETVGGDDDRILPLACAIELIHTYSLVHDDLPAMDNDDFRRGQLTVHKKFGEAIAILTGDALLTEAFYLLSSSRYSVENPRISLQVIEELSEAAGSRGMVGGQVFDLALEGRTDVTLEMIEMLHRCKTGALIKASVSTGARIGGAENRQMEALRIYGQKVGLAFQIKDDILDVVGSRELLGKSVGKDRTALKKTYPDLIGLDGAQNLQVSLIDEALQALNLFDSRANPLREIANYCIERKN; this is encoded by the coding sequence GTGAATTTTAATCAGTATCTTGAGTCCTGCCGGAATAAAATTGACCGATCCCTGAGAGAACTTCTTCCCCCGCAAAACAGGTTCCCGGAACAATTGCATGAAGCGATCTATTATACGTTGTTTGCCGGCGGAAAACGCCTCAGACCGATTCTGGCGATCGCGTCGTTTGAAACAGTAGGAGGCGATGACGATCGGATACTTCCTCTCGCGTGTGCAATCGAACTGATACATACCTATTCCCTGGTTCACGATGACCTCCCTGCGATGGATAATGATGATTTTCGAAGAGGACAGCTGACGGTCCATAAAAAATTTGGGGAAGCCATCGCGATTTTAACCGGAGATGCTTTGTTGACGGAAGCTTTTTATCTTCTCTCTTCGTCGCGCTATTCGGTTGAAAATCCCCGGATTTCGCTTCAGGTCATAGAAGAACTGAGCGAGGCTGCCGGAAGCCGGGGAATGGTCGGCGGTCAAGTTTTTGATCTGGCGCTCGAAGGAAGAACTGATGTGACTCTGGAAATGATTGAAATGCTGCATCGCTGTAAAACGGGCGCCCTGATCAAAGCTTCTGTTTCAACAGGAGCAAGAATCGGCGGGGCCGAAAATCGCCAGATGGAAGCTTTAAGGATCTATGGCCAAAAAGTGGGATTGGCGTTTCAAATTAAGGACGACATTCTGGATGTGGTCGGCAGTCGGGAACTTCTGGGGAAGAGCGTGGGTAAGGACAGGACAGCTCTCAAGAAGACCTATCCCGATCTGATCGGTCTCGACGGTGCCCAAAACCTTCAGGTCAGTCTGATCGACGAGGCCTTACAAGCACTCAATTTGTTTGACAGTCGCGCAAATCCCCTTCGGGAAATTGCCAATTATTGCATTGAAAGGAAAAACTAG
- the xseB gene encoding exodeoxyribonuclease VII small subunit, translating to MSNLKFEEAMSRLEEIVKSLEKGDLPLDKAMASFEEGVTLSKICMKHLEEADRKVEILIQNKDGEKQTAPFQIADAQE from the coding sequence ATGAGTAATTTGAAGTTTGAAGAGGCGATGTCGAGGCTTGAAGAGATTGTCAAGAGCCTTGAAAAAGGGGACCTTCCATTGGATAAAGCCATGGCCTCGTTTGAAGAAGGGGTTACCCTTTCGAAGATCTGTATGAAACATCTTGAAGAGGCGGATCGAAAAGTGGAAATCCTGATTCAAAATAAAGATGGCGAAAAACAAACAGCGCCATTTCAAATCGCGGATGCCCAAGAGTGA
- a CDS encoding SUMF1/EgtB/PvdO family nonheme iron enzyme has protein sequence MMFWLLLLGGCYSVRSGEAPPKGMVLVPAGNFVMGASQEDGLLGIEVGVDQVPRHTLYLKAFYIDQYESTVSEYREFVKKKHYSEPSLWSSSSGQTVEEYEAVSDISSVDAEAYCNWRGKRLPTESEWEKAARGTDARKWPWGNEFSRGITNTIESKLGKIVAPGLFPIDRSPYGVYDMGGNVMEWTSSWYEPYPGNALKRDSFGQKFKILRGGTWTESANPFSRTTHRFPVIPTLAQPDFGVRCAKSAR, from the coding sequence TTGATGTTCTGGCTTCTCCTGCTGGGGGGGTGTTATTCGGTACGTTCTGGCGAGGCTCCGCCGAAGGGGATGGTCCTTGTTCCAGCCGGGAATTTCGTGATGGGCGCTTCTCAGGAAGATGGTTTGCTTGGCATAGAAGTCGGGGTGGACCAGGTTCCCAGACACACCCTATACCTAAAGGCGTTCTACATAGATCAATATGAAAGCACGGTCTCGGAATACCGGGAGTTTGTAAAGAAGAAGCACTATAGTGAGCCTTCTTTATGGTCGTCCTCTTCCGGGCAGACCGTAGAAGAATATGAAGCAGTTAGCGATATCTCTTCAGTGGATGCGGAGGCTTATTGCAACTGGAGGGGAAAACGGCTTCCAACCGAATCGGAATGGGAAAAAGCCGCTCGCGGGACTGACGCCAGAAAATGGCCTTGGGGAAACGAATTTTCCAGGGGAATCACCAATACCATTGAATCCAAATTAGGCAAAATTGTTGCTCCCGGACTTTTCCCGATCGATCGCTCTCCGTATGGGGTCTATGACATGGGTGGAAACGTTATGGAATGGACTTCGAGTTGGTATGAGCCGTATCCGGGAAACGCGTTGAAAAGAGATTCATTCGGCCAAAAATTCAAGATTCTCCGCGGTGGCACCTGGACGGAATCGGCCAATCCATTTTCGAGAACGACACATCGATTTCCCGTGATTCCGACGTTGGCACAGCCTGATTTCGGAGTCCGTTGCGCGAAAAGCGCCCGTTAG
- a CDS encoding SUMF1/EgtB/PvdO family nonheme iron enzyme: MPLRKRNAFLLIVTLSTAILLLTRHPLRGEKEDSEMVYIPAGPFIMGSDEQDGVIGIDVGVDEIPRHQVNLPAFEIDRYEVTNQQYDLFVQATGHRIPSEPRFPLYYRWEKGHPSKDQEKYPVSYVDYEDAASYCTWRRKRIPTEAEWEKAARGTDARKWPWGNQFDKKKCNTDDSHLSWTLPVGSLPSGASPYGVMEMCGNIAEWTSSWYKPYPGNSLKREAFGESLKVVRGGAWSLPAHPFSRTSHRSYAVKPSKRHRSIGIRCVRDAR, encoded by the coding sequence ATGCCCTTGCGCAAGCGAAACGCCTTTCTATTGATTGTGACCCTCTCAACGGCCATTCTCCTGCTGACCCGTCATCCCCTCCGGGGAGAAAAAGAAGATTCTGAAATGGTTTATATACCTGCCGGACCCTTTATCATGGGGAGTGATGAACAGGATGGCGTCATTGGGATTGATGTCGGCGTGGATGAAATTCCTCGCCATCAGGTCAATCTTCCCGCGTTTGAAATCGACCGCTATGAAGTCACAAATCAGCAATACGATCTTTTCGTTCAGGCCACGGGACATCGAATACCGTCCGAACCCCGATTCCCTCTTTATTATCGGTGGGAAAAAGGACATCCGAGCAAAGATCAGGAAAAATACCCGGTCAGCTACGTCGATTATGAAGATGCGGCTTCCTATTGTACCTGGAGACGAAAGAGAATTCCGACGGAAGCGGAATGGGAAAAGGCCGCTCGTGGAACCGACGCCAGGAAATGGCCATGGGGAAATCAGTTTGACAAAAAGAAATGTAACACGGATGACAGCCATTTAAGCTGGACGCTTCCTGTGGGAAGTCTGCCATCGGGGGCCTCTCCTTACGGTGTCATGGAAATGTGCGGGAATATAGCAGAGTGGACCTCTTCCTGGTATAAACCGTATCCTGGCAATTCACTGAAGAGAGAAGCGTTTGGTGAAAGTTTGAAAGTGGTGAGGGGAGGAGCCTGGAGTCTGCCTGCCCACCCCTTTAGCCGGACAAGCCACAGAAGCTATGCCGTGAAACCGAGCAAACGGCACCGTTCAATCGGAATCCGGTGTGTACGGGATGCCCGATAG